A window of Corallococcus macrosporus DSM 14697 contains these coding sequences:
- a CDS encoding non-ribosomal peptide synthetase, translated as MNLGELLAELNRRGLEVRVEGEALRLRGPKGAASAELRQALAEHKPALLELLRAHDQGQGEAPIVPVPRTGPAPLSYGQTRLWFLDRLEPGGTAYNLMLALQVEGHLDVAILARCFTEVIRRHEILRTRYAEHAGVPVQIVDLEPPLDFRVLDERDVLAAEPGGVEAFLLREGRRPFDLATGPLLRFLVIERGAQGQYLQLCLHHIAADVWAQAILVREIVTLYGAFASGQPSPLPQLTLQYSDFAAWQRDYLQGDVRRKLVDYWRKKLEGAPPLLELPTDHARPKAPTNRGGEVRFEVGPELTAALKAQSHAARTTPFVGMLSAFFVLLHRLTGRDDLVLGANSINRSRTELEPLVGFFVDNLVMRVDLGGDPGFATVLERVRETVLDAFAHQDLPFDLLVEELRPARSLGFNPLFQVVFAWVRASSEAQAETGLRIRPLEFEANTSRFDLSLFVDDHGDRLSARMVFSRDLFEQRTIQHYVDCFQVLLAGLVAEPQRPVGALPMLHAEDRRRVLRQWNDTGTPTEEAVCLHALIEAQALRTPDAVAVVVDDWELTYGELDQLSDRVAAALQELDVGPEVVVGVYLDRSPELIVSLLGVLKAGGAFLALDVDEPADRLRHIVADARPRVLISTEKRSERLWGMGGFVTLHVDDGYRDMPAAPGQQLRRDVLPDQLAYILYTSGSTGRPKGTELTHRSIVNYLRWSVEAYRLREGTGSPVIGSVSFDGTLTSLFAPLLAGRALFLVPRGREIDVLTSRDYAEQGFSFIKMTPSHLRAFNGLGRTREVLGRTHAVVLGGEGLHGVDLAAWRAQGLPTRVINEYGPTEAAVACCFEALLPEGAPPPERVPIGRPIPHMRLYILDRHLQPVPVGVAGELYIGGVGLARGYLRRPDLTAERFVPNPFEPDTAGPGGSRLYRTGDHARYLSDGRIEYLGRQDDQLKIRGHRVESGEVEAALGGHPDVVQAAVVLQRPPGGAPRLVAYVQPRTLERPDDGDLRAALRQSLREVLPEYMLPEVIALLPELPLTPSGKIDRKALPPVVSETPTASGLVRTVARTGTEQQLQALFGELLGLSTVAPTDSFFELGGHSLLAVTLISRISEKLNIEVPLNEVFDRPTVESLASWIDEHAGKVTALIRQLPPCVVALKPLGRKPPLFLAPPSAGSPAVYVTLARHLDAEQPVFGFQMPGVMDDQQPPETIEDTAALYVAALRQVQPRGPYRIAGWSYGGLVVCEMARQLEALGEQVALLGLIDGAALDRLAAHDGTPQEIPAGSQLLKVLGEAQMPRDYASLRLIGEWMGISLPETWTDLLRRGTDGQYSYLWRFLRDSALTARNFLSTRRSEQLYTFSSYGGAATLYRTGPVTVGGDPLVDSVRRFALAGTEVIPVPGNHMTLIMDERNVVVLANEIQKCLDRVLTVPPIAEVSRAEMPAPGLAAQLPMEVM; from the coding sequence ATGAACCTGGGGGAACTGCTCGCCGAGCTGAATCGGCGAGGCCTTGAAGTCCGGGTCGAGGGAGAGGCGCTGAGGCTCCGGGGGCCGAAGGGCGCCGCCAGCGCGGAGCTCCGGCAGGCCCTGGCGGAGCACAAGCCGGCGCTGCTGGAGCTGCTGCGCGCGCATGACCAGGGCCAGGGGGAGGCGCCCATCGTCCCGGTGCCGCGCACCGGCCCCGCGCCGCTCTCCTATGGGCAGACGCGGCTGTGGTTCCTCGACCGGCTGGAGCCCGGCGGCACCGCGTACAACCTGATGCTGGCGCTCCAGGTCGAAGGGCACCTCGACGTGGCCATCCTGGCGCGCTGCTTCACCGAGGTCATCCGCCGCCACGAGATTCTGAGGACGCGCTACGCCGAGCATGCGGGCGTCCCGGTCCAGATTGTCGACCTGGAGCCCCCGCTCGACTTCCGCGTGCTCGACGAGCGAGACGTGCTGGCCGCCGAGCCCGGAGGCGTGGAGGCGTTCCTCCTGCGCGAGGGCAGGCGGCCCTTCGACCTCGCCACGGGCCCGCTGCTGCGCTTCCTGGTGATTGAGCGGGGCGCCCAGGGCCAGTACCTCCAGCTCTGCCTGCATCACATCGCGGCGGACGTGTGGGCCCAGGCCATCCTGGTCCGCGAAATCGTGACGCTGTATGGCGCCTTCGCCAGCGGTCAGCCCTCGCCGCTGCCGCAGCTGACGCTCCAGTACTCCGACTTCGCCGCCTGGCAGCGGGACTACCTGCAAGGCGACGTGCGGCGGAAGCTGGTGGATTACTGGCGCAAGAAGCTGGAAGGGGCGCCGCCGCTGCTCGAGCTGCCCACGGACCACGCGCGTCCCAAGGCCCCGACGAACCGCGGCGGCGAGGTCCGCTTCGAGGTGGGCCCCGAGCTCACCGCGGCCCTGAAGGCCCAGAGCCACGCGGCGCGCACCACGCCCTTCGTGGGGATGCTGAGCGCGTTCTTCGTGCTGCTGCACCGCCTCACGGGGCGTGACGACCTGGTGCTGGGCGCCAACTCCATCAACCGGAGCCGCACGGAGCTGGAGCCCCTGGTGGGCTTCTTCGTGGACAACCTGGTGATGCGCGTGGACCTGGGGGGCGACCCCGGCTTCGCCACCGTCCTGGAGCGCGTGCGCGAGACGGTGCTCGACGCCTTCGCCCACCAGGACCTGCCCTTCGACCTGCTCGTGGAGGAGCTGCGCCCGGCGCGGAGCCTGGGCTTCAACCCGCTGTTCCAGGTCGTGTTCGCCTGGGTGCGCGCTTCCTCCGAGGCGCAGGCGGAGACGGGGCTGCGCATCCGGCCGCTCGAGTTCGAGGCGAACACGTCGCGCTTCGACCTCAGCCTCTTCGTGGACGACCACGGCGACCGGCTGTCGGCGCGGATGGTGTTCAGCCGGGACCTCTTCGAGCAGCGCACCATCCAGCACTACGTGGACTGCTTCCAGGTGCTGCTCGCGGGGCTGGTGGCGGAGCCACAGCGCCCCGTGGGAGCGCTGCCGATGCTCCACGCGGAGGACCGGCGGCGCGTCCTCCGGCAGTGGAACGACACCGGGACGCCCACGGAGGAGGCGGTGTGCCTCCACGCGCTCATCGAAGCCCAGGCGCTGCGCACGCCGGACGCGGTGGCCGTCGTCGTGGACGACTGGGAGCTGACGTACGGCGAGCTGGACCAGCTCAGCGACCGCGTCGCCGCGGCGCTCCAGGAGCTGGACGTGGGCCCGGAGGTGGTGGTCGGCGTCTACCTCGACCGCTCCCCGGAGCTCATCGTGAGCCTGCTGGGCGTGCTCAAGGCGGGCGGCGCGTTCCTCGCGCTCGACGTCGACGAGCCCGCGGACCGGCTCCGCCACATCGTCGCGGATGCCCGGCCCCGGGTGCTCATCTCCACGGAGAAGCGCTCCGAGCGCCTCTGGGGCATGGGCGGCTTCGTCACCCTGCACGTGGATGATGGCTACCGGGACATGCCCGCCGCTCCCGGCCAGCAGCTTCGCCGCGACGTGCTCCCGGACCAGCTCGCTTACATCCTCTACACGTCGGGTTCGACAGGCCGGCCCAAGGGCACGGAGCTCACCCACCGGAGCATCGTCAACTACCTGCGCTGGAGCGTGGAGGCTTACCGGCTCCGCGAGGGGACGGGCAGCCCGGTGATTGGCTCCGTCAGCTTCGACGGAACCCTGACGAGCCTCTTCGCGCCGCTGCTCGCCGGCCGCGCGTTGTTCCTCGTGCCGCGCGGGCGGGAGATCGACGTGCTGACGTCCCGCGACTACGCGGAGCAGGGCTTCAGCTTCATCAAGATGACGCCCTCTCACCTGCGCGCCTTCAACGGCCTGGGCCGCACGCGCGAGGTGCTGGGACGGACCCACGCGGTGGTGCTGGGTGGGGAAGGGCTGCACGGCGTGGACCTGGCCGCGTGGCGAGCGCAGGGCCTGCCCACGCGGGTCATCAACGAGTACGGCCCCACCGAGGCCGCGGTGGCCTGCTGCTTCGAGGCGCTCCTCCCGGAGGGCGCGCCGCCGCCGGAGCGCGTGCCCATTGGCCGGCCCATCCCGCACATGCGGCTGTACATCCTGGACCGGCACCTGCAGCCGGTGCCCGTCGGCGTGGCCGGGGAGCTGTACATCGGCGGCGTCGGGTTGGCCCGGGGCTATCTGCGCCGCCCGGACCTGACGGCCGAGCGCTTCGTCCCCAACCCCTTCGAGCCGGACACGGCGGGGCCTGGAGGCTCGCGGCTCTACCGCACCGGCGACCACGCCCGGTACCTGTCCGACGGCCGCATCGAGTACCTGGGCCGCCAGGACGACCAGCTCAAGATTCGAGGTCACCGCGTCGAGTCCGGCGAGGTGGAGGCCGCGCTGGGCGGGCACCCCGACGTGGTCCAGGCCGCGGTGGTGCTCCAGCGTCCTCCCGGTGGGGCGCCGCGCCTGGTGGCCTACGTGCAGCCGCGGACGCTGGAGCGCCCGGACGACGGTGACCTGCGGGCGGCGCTGCGGCAGTCCCTCCGCGAGGTGCTGCCCGAGTACATGCTGCCGGAGGTCATCGCGCTCCTCCCCGAGCTGCCGCTGACGCCCAGCGGGAAGATTGACCGCAAGGCCCTGCCGCCCGTGGTGTCGGAGACTCCCACGGCCAGTGGGCTGGTCCGCACGGTGGCGCGGACCGGGACGGAGCAGCAGCTCCAGGCCCTCTTTGGCGAGCTGCTGGGCTTGAGCACCGTGGCGCCCACCGACAGCTTCTTCGAGCTGGGCGGACACTCGCTGCTCGCCGTCACGCTCATCTCACGCATCTCCGAGAAGCTGAACATCGAGGTGCCCCTCAACGAGGTGTTCGACCGGCCCACCGTCGAGTCCCTGGCGAGCTGGATTGATGAACACGCCGGGAAGGTCACCGCGTTGATTCGCCAGCTCCCGCCCTGCGTGGTGGCGCTGAAGCCGCTGGGGCGAAAACCGCCGCTGTTCCTGGCCCCGCCCTCCGCGGGCAGCCCGGCCGTCTACGTCACCCTGGCCCGGCACCTGGACGCGGAGCAGCCCGTGTTCGGCTTCCAGATGCCGGGCGTGATGGACGACCAGCAGCCGCCGGAGACCATCGAGGACACCGCCGCGCTCTACGTGGCGGCCCTGCGGCAGGTCCAGCCGCGCGGCCCGTACCGCATCGCGGGGTGGTCCTACGGTGGACTGGTCGTCTGCGAGATGGCCCGGCAGTTGGAGGCGCTGGGCGAGCAGGTGGCCCTGCTGGGGCTGATTGACGGCGCGGCCCTGGACCGGCTGGCGGCGCACGACGGCACGCCCCAGGAGATCCCCGCGGGCTCCCAGCTCCTCAAGGTCCTGGGCGAGGCCCAGATGCCGCGCGACTACGCGAGCCTGCGATTGATTGGGGAATGGATGGGCATCAGCCTCCCCGAGACATGGACAGACCTGCTTCGTCGGGGTACGGATGGTCAGTATTCATACCTGTGGCGTTTCTTGCGAGACAGCGCGCTGACGGCCCGGAATTTCCTGTCAACACGGCGCTCTGAACAACTCTATACGTTCTCATCCTACGGCGGCGCCGCCACACTTTACAGGACGGGTCCCGTGACAGTCGGCGGCGATCCGCTCGTCGACAGTGTGCGCAGGTTCGCGCTCGCGGGGACGGAGGTGATACCGGTTCCCGGTAATCACATGACACTCATCATGGATGAGCGGAATGTCGTCGTGCTTGCAAATGAAATACAGAAATGCCTGGATAGGGTTCTGACTGTCCCGCCAATCGCAGAAGTGTCTCGGGCGGAAATGCCAGCACCGGGGCTGGCTGCGCAGCTCCCCATGGAGGTCATGTAA
- a CDS encoding patatin-like phospholipase family protein — protein sequence MPHRVLTMDGTSISGGEGYVTAGLLKSLRETLTSRGSGQSLLNDVELFSGTSAGSFNAAFFATYENPDDAFPKILDFWGEVVQMNRKAVSLGRTAMALTGNAALLDSSYMRDFFCSYFGATLRLGDLKRKVAIPSFQLDGHRKSLRTWKAKVFHNTGPDNDSDHNELVVDVLMRSGSPPLSYPVYQGLREQGSGYVDGGVYANNPALVALAQIINNITRKSRDEKVETLETEPPDLTNILLMSVGNGCMSSYLTPHFCKGTANWGFSKWLLDFHDPMVVVKMMMEAGSDAVDYQCRMILRKKYFRLNPVVDQTLSAANLQQVESTLTSLLATQSTVGQLNRAQTWLGKSGWLGDAAKAA from the coding sequence ATGCCGCACCGAGTCCTTACAATGGATGGTACGTCTATTTCTGGTGGCGAGGGGTACGTCACCGCGGGATTGCTCAAGTCGCTCAGGGAGACGCTGACCAGCCGCGGCAGTGGACAGTCCCTGCTGAATGACGTGGAGCTGTTCTCCGGGACGTCCGCGGGCTCCTTCAACGCCGCGTTCTTCGCCACCTATGAGAACCCCGACGACGCCTTCCCCAAGATCCTCGACTTCTGGGGTGAGGTCGTCCAGATGAACCGCAAGGCGGTGTCGCTGGGGCGGACCGCCATGGCGCTGACGGGCAACGCCGCGCTGCTCGACTCCAGCTACATGCGCGACTTCTTCTGCAGCTACTTCGGCGCGACGCTGCGCCTGGGTGACCTGAAGCGGAAGGTGGCGATTCCGTCCTTCCAGCTCGACGGGCACCGCAAGTCGCTGCGGACCTGGAAGGCCAAGGTGTTCCACAACACCGGGCCGGACAACGACAGCGACCACAACGAGCTGGTGGTGGACGTGCTGATGCGCAGCGGTTCGCCCCCGCTCTCCTATCCCGTCTACCAGGGCCTCCGGGAGCAGGGCAGCGGCTACGTGGACGGCGGCGTCTATGCCAACAACCCGGCGCTGGTGGCGCTGGCGCAGATCATCAACAACATCACCCGCAAGAGCCGCGACGAGAAGGTGGAGACGCTGGAGACGGAGCCGCCCGACCTGACGAACATCCTGCTGATGTCCGTGGGCAACGGCTGCATGTCTTCGTACCTCACGCCGCACTTCTGCAAGGGCACCGCGAACTGGGGCTTCTCCAAGTGGTTGTTGGACTTCCACGACCCCATGGTGGTCGTGAAGATGATGATGGAGGCCGGCTCGGACGCGGTGGACTACCAGTGCCGCATGATTCTCCGGAAGAAGTACTTCCGGCTGAACCCGGTGGTGGACCAGACGCTCTCCGCGGCGAACCTCCAGCAGGTGGAGTCCACCCTCACCAGCCTGCTGGCCACCCAGTCCACCGTCGGGCAGCTCAACCGGGCCCAGACGTGGCTCGGGAAGTCGGGCTGGCTGGGGGACGCGGCGAAGGCCGCCTAG
- a CDS encoding type I polyketide synthase, producing the protein MAKLSTRISEWPVVKLAYLASQLRSKKELLAAEPIAVVGMSCRFPGGGELPETFWEMLAAGRDTTREVPSSRWDVDAFYDPTPGVPGKMYTRRGAFIDGVDLFDPGFFGITPRDAKGMDPQQRMLLEECWRALERAGIPPAGLAGSRTGLFLGLMHNDYNLLGITEDMEFHSASLNYPSVAAGRISHTLGLQGPAVSVDTACSSSAVAIHLACQSLRNDESDLALAAGVNLNLSPVTVMVECQNRMLAADGRCKTFDASADGFGRGEGCGVVVLKRLSDALAQGDAIIGVIRGSAVTHDGRSSGLMVPNGRSQERVIRAALESCGVEPDQVGYIEAHGTGTLLGDPIEMEALRSVFGRKGARGEPLYVGSVKTNIGHLEAAAGIAGLIKVLLSLQNEAIPAHLNFERPNPNIRWDDLPVTVPTATRPWLRGDKRRIAGVSSFGFSGTNVHLVVEEAPVLSRPRPEHERPVHVLALSAKSEAALEALMEAQERALPEDASVLGDWCYTANAGRSQFEHRAAVAGATAAELRANLARLREEKLRPEREPLRGTERPRPVFLFTGQGALRPGVGRELYETQPVFRAALERCSKALDGLLDCKLEALLFGDTSATLLEDTRHAQPALVALEFALAELWASWGVTPSALIGHSLGEYAAAAVAGVFSIEEALRLVVTRARLIGDLLGAGAMLTVSAPLDTVRGAIAPHSGAVSLAAINGPEDVVVSGAPDAITEVEAALGRQGLQTKRLRMTHAFHSTQMEPVLKPFAEAFQGVTLAAPRIPLVSTLEGRRVGDEIARPEYWCRQLREPVAFAQGLEALRAEGHRTYLELGPAPILAGIGRRNFQTAEELSWLPSLRPSAGETAQLLASLAELYMRGFDVDWAAFDAPFERRPRCLPTHPFLRERYWMDSKGPAGHRAYSAADDAARGEAHPLPGTPLPLAGAKEARFAARLSTHAPAFIEEHRVLGNAVLPAACYVEMALGAAHHVAPPGRPLELTAIELERALVFTEGQAQDVQTVLSPEEGGSRFEIHGQATGGSDRAWSRLAQGRVIEGRTRPDTVPLASGLLPEFPREGSVRALYEMMARGGLEYGPSFRGIDALRFGEEGCLAHVRLPDALVIGLGDYWLHPLLLDACFQTAAAAFTGGDAQVTGEGQGRIPIAIERLRWFKRPGSSIWVHARAGARASLAEGLASADLRILDEDGAVVAEVEGLLLKQVDRRAFQAAFSAATQELLYELAWREQPAPTARDQVATQAGSWLLLVDSEGLAREVQALARQRSWRCVVATPGAGYACVDAGHYRLDPHDAAHFDRLLQDVSADGAAPTAVACLWGMGDRSPEARSGELTASTVGALHLVKALARATWAHRPALWMVTEGAVAATPTDAVEGFAQAALWGFGRAAAIEHTELTCRMVDLEPGAEALERLFHLMAQPPQENVMAVRGGRLLGARLVRPGKPSGGAAPVRIQPEGVYLVTGGLGALGLATAEWLVGAGAHHLLLVGRGGPSDAANERLAALTARGADITVARADVSRLEDVQRLVAGVAERGQHLRGVIHTAGVLEDGVILHQDRERFSRVFAPKVRGALNLHRATVGLPLDLFVMYSSAASLVGVAGQSNYVAANSVLDALAHHRRHQGLPALSLNWGRWAGAGMAAKSAEASDAASLAPEVALQVLEQLLEQGAVQMGVVPFSVSSLESGPSPGHGPLFSELMLREQARSAGASRLQELVDELKRADGERRRALLTRYVQSRLGPLLGFAPDHEVLQKKISLNEMGLDSLRAVELKNRIGRELGVDLLMARFIDGTTLDGIVDALSNQLELKELLARAPAAEAAAEIEELTV; encoded by the coding sequence ATGGCGAAACTATCCACACGCATTTCTGAATGGCCTGTCGTCAAGCTCGCGTACCTGGCGAGCCAGCTTCGCTCGAAGAAGGAGCTGCTGGCGGCCGAGCCCATCGCGGTCGTTGGCATGTCCTGCCGCTTCCCTGGCGGCGGTGAGCTGCCAGAGACGTTCTGGGAGATGCTGGCCGCGGGCCGGGACACGACGCGGGAGGTGCCCTCCTCGCGCTGGGACGTCGACGCGTTCTACGACCCCACGCCCGGTGTCCCGGGAAAGATGTACACGCGCCGGGGCGCCTTCATCGACGGCGTCGACCTGTTCGACCCTGGCTTCTTCGGCATCACGCCGCGTGACGCCAAGGGCATGGACCCGCAGCAGCGCATGTTGCTGGAGGAGTGCTGGCGGGCCCTGGAGCGCGCGGGCATCCCGCCCGCCGGGCTCGCTGGGAGCCGCACCGGCCTCTTCCTGGGGCTGATGCACAACGACTACAACCTGCTGGGCATCACCGAGGACATGGAGTTCCACTCGGCGTCGCTCAACTACCCGTCCGTCGCCGCGGGGCGCATCTCCCACACGCTGGGCCTGCAGGGGCCGGCGGTCTCGGTGGACACGGCGTGCTCGTCGTCCGCGGTCGCCATCCACCTGGCGTGTCAGAGCCTCCGCAACGACGAGAGCGACCTCGCGCTCGCCGCGGGCGTGAACCTGAACCTGTCGCCCGTCACGGTGATGGTGGAGTGCCAGAACCGGATGCTCGCGGCGGATGGCCGCTGCAAGACGTTCGACGCGTCCGCGGATGGCTTCGGGCGCGGCGAGGGCTGCGGCGTCGTCGTGCTCAAGCGCCTGTCGGACGCGCTGGCGCAGGGGGATGCCATCATCGGGGTCATCCGGGGCTCGGCCGTCACGCATGACGGACGCAGCAGCGGGCTGATGGTGCCCAACGGACGCTCACAGGAGCGCGTCATCCGGGCGGCGCTGGAGAGCTGCGGCGTGGAGCCGGACCAGGTGGGCTACATCGAGGCCCACGGCACGGGGACGCTGCTCGGGGACCCTATCGAGATGGAGGCGCTGCGGTCCGTCTTCGGCCGCAAGGGCGCGCGCGGTGAGCCGCTGTACGTCGGCTCGGTGAAGACGAACATCGGGCACCTGGAGGCCGCCGCGGGCATCGCGGGGCTCATCAAGGTCCTGCTGTCGTTGCAGAACGAGGCCATCCCCGCCCACCTGAACTTCGAGCGGCCCAACCCGAACATCCGCTGGGATGACCTGCCCGTCACCGTGCCCACGGCCACCCGGCCCTGGCTGCGCGGAGACAAGCGGCGCATCGCGGGCGTCAGCAGCTTCGGCTTCAGCGGCACCAACGTGCACCTGGTGGTGGAAGAGGCCCCGGTGCTGTCCAGGCCCCGCCCGGAGCACGAGCGCCCCGTCCACGTGCTGGCGTTGTCGGCGAAGAGCGAAGCCGCGCTCGAAGCCCTCATGGAGGCGCAGGAGCGCGCGCTGCCCGAGGACGCGTCGGTGCTGGGGGACTGGTGCTACACGGCGAACGCCGGCCGCTCCCAGTTCGAGCACCGCGCCGCCGTGGCCGGCGCCACCGCCGCGGAGCTGCGCGCGAACCTGGCGCGGCTGCGTGAGGAGAAGCTGCGCCCGGAGCGCGAGCCGCTGCGCGGCACGGAGCGCCCCCGGCCTGTCTTCCTCTTCACGGGGCAGGGCGCGCTGCGTCCCGGCGTGGGGCGCGAGCTCTACGAGACCCAGCCGGTGTTCCGGGCCGCGCTGGAGCGCTGCTCCAAGGCGCTGGACGGGCTGCTCGACTGCAAGCTGGAAGCGCTGCTCTTCGGTGACACGTCCGCGACGCTCCTGGAGGACACGCGCCACGCGCAGCCCGCGCTGGTGGCGCTGGAGTTCGCGCTGGCGGAGCTGTGGGCATCCTGGGGCGTCACGCCGTCGGCGCTCATCGGGCACAGCCTGGGGGAGTACGCCGCGGCGGCCGTGGCGGGGGTGTTCAGCATCGAGGAGGCCCTGCGGCTGGTGGTGACGCGCGCGCGGCTCATCGGCGACCTGCTGGGCGCCGGGGCGATGCTGACGGTCTCCGCGCCGCTCGACACGGTCCGCGGCGCCATCGCGCCCCATTCCGGCGCGGTGTCCCTGGCGGCCATCAACGGCCCCGAGGACGTGGTCGTCTCGGGAGCGCCGGACGCCATCACGGAGGTGGAGGCGGCCCTGGGACGCCAGGGCCTCCAGACGAAGCGCCTGCGGATGACCCACGCGTTCCACTCCACGCAGATGGAGCCGGTGTTGAAGCCGTTCGCCGAGGCCTTCCAGGGCGTGACGTTGGCGGCTCCGCGCATCCCGTTGGTCTCCACGCTGGAGGGCCGGCGTGTCGGCGACGAAATCGCCCGGCCGGAGTACTGGTGCCGTCAGTTGAGGGAGCCCGTGGCGTTCGCCCAGGGGCTGGAGGCGCTGCGCGCGGAGGGGCACCGGACGTACCTGGAGCTGGGGCCCGCGCCCATCCTGGCGGGCATCGGCCGCAGGAACTTCCAGACGGCGGAGGAGCTGTCCTGGCTCCCCAGCCTGCGCCCGTCGGCGGGGGAGACCGCGCAACTGCTCGCCAGCCTCGCGGAGCTGTACATGCGCGGCTTCGACGTGGATTGGGCGGCGTTCGACGCGCCCTTCGAGCGCCGGCCGCGCTGCCTGCCAACCCATCCGTTCCTGCGTGAGCGCTACTGGATGGACTCGAAGGGCCCCGCGGGGCACCGCGCCTACTCGGCGGCTGACGACGCCGCGCGAGGCGAGGCGCATCCGCTGCCGGGGACGCCGCTGCCGCTCGCGGGCGCGAAGGAGGCACGCTTCGCGGCCCGGCTGAGCACGCACGCGCCCGCCTTCATCGAGGAGCACCGCGTCCTCGGAAACGCCGTGCTGCCGGCCGCCTGCTACGTCGAGATGGCGCTCGGCGCGGCGCACCACGTCGCTCCGCCGGGCCGGCCCCTGGAGCTGACGGCCATCGAGCTGGAGCGGGCGCTGGTCTTCACGGAGGGACAGGCGCAGGACGTCCAGACGGTGTTGTCGCCCGAGGAGGGCGGCTCCCGCTTCGAAATCCACGGACAGGCCACGGGGGGCTCGGACCGCGCCTGGTCCCGGTTGGCCCAGGGGCGGGTCATCGAAGGGCGCACGCGTCCGGACACGGTGCCGCTGGCGTCGGGGCTGCTGCCGGAGTTCCCCAGGGAGGGTTCCGTCCGCGCGCTCTACGAGATGATGGCGCGTGGGGGCTTGGAGTACGGCCCGTCCTTCCGAGGCATCGACGCGCTGCGGTTCGGCGAGGAAGGGTGCCTCGCGCACGTGAGGCTCCCTGACGCGCTCGTCATCGGGCTGGGGGACTACTGGCTGCATCCGCTGCTGCTCGACGCCTGCTTCCAGACCGCGGCCGCGGCCTTCACGGGAGGCGACGCGCAGGTGACGGGAGAAGGGCAGGGGCGCATCCCCATCGCCATTGAACGGCTGCGCTGGTTCAAGCGGCCCGGCAGCAGCATCTGGGTGCACGCCCGAGCGGGCGCGCGGGCGTCGCTCGCGGAGGGCCTGGCGAGCGCCGACCTCCGCATCCTCGATGAGGACGGAGCGGTCGTCGCCGAGGTGGAGGGCCTGCTGCTGAAGCAGGTCGACCGTCGCGCGTTCCAGGCGGCCTTCTCTGCCGCGACGCAGGAGCTGCTCTACGAGCTGGCGTGGCGGGAGCAGCCCGCGCCCACCGCGCGTGACCAGGTCGCGACGCAGGCCGGCTCCTGGCTGCTGCTGGTGGACTCCGAAGGCCTCGCGCGGGAAGTCCAGGCGCTGGCGCGGCAACGCTCCTGGCGCTGTGTGGTGGCGACACCCGGCGCGGGCTACGCGTGCGTCGACGCCGGCCACTATCGGCTGGACCCGCACGACGCCGCGCACTTCGACCGGCTGCTCCAGGACGTCTCCGCGGACGGCGCGGCGCCCACGGCGGTGGCCTGCCTGTGGGGGATGGGGGACCGTTCTCCCGAAGCCCGCTCCGGTGAGCTGACGGCGAGCACCGTGGGGGCGCTGCACCTGGTGAAGGCGTTGGCGCGGGCCACCTGGGCGCACCGGCCCGCGCTGTGGATGGTGACGGAAGGCGCGGTCGCCGCCACGCCCACGGACGCGGTGGAGGGCTTCGCGCAGGCGGCGCTCTGGGGCTTCGGCCGCGCGGCGGCCATCGAGCACACGGAGCTTACGTGCCGCATGGTCGACCTGGAGCCGGGCGCCGAGGCCCTGGAGCGCTTGTTCCACCTGATGGCGCAGCCGCCCCAGGAAAACGTGATGGCCGTGCGCGGTGGCCGGCTCCTGGGCGCGCGGCTCGTGCGCCCGGGCAAGCCGTCCGGCGGCGCGGCCCCCGTGCGCATCCAGCCGGAGGGCGTCTACCTGGTGACGGGGGGCCTGGGGGCGCTGGGGCTCGCGACCGCGGAGTGGCTGGTGGGGGCGGGAGCCCACCACCTGTTGCTGGTGGGCCGCGGCGGGCCCTCCGACGCGGCGAACGAGCGGCTCGCGGCGTTGACCGCGCGGGGCGCCGACATCACCGTCGCGCGCGCCGATGTCTCACGCCTGGAGGACGTCCAGCGCCTGGTGGCGGGGGTGGCCGAGCGGGGACAGCACCTGCGCGGCGTCATCCACACCGCGGGTGTGCTGGAGGACGGCGTCATCCTGCACCAGGACCGGGAGCGCTTCTCCCGCGTGTTCGCGCCCAAGGTGCGAGGCGCGCTGAACCTGCACCGCGCCACGGTCGGCCTGCCGCTGGATCTCTTCGTCATGTACTCGTCCGCGGCCTCGCTGGTGGGCGTCGCGGGGCAGTCCAACTACGTGGCGGCCAACAGCGTCCTGGATGCGCTGGCGCACCACCGGCGCCACCAGGGGTTGCCTGCGCTCAGCCTCAACTGGGGCCGGTGGGCGGGGGCGGGCATGGCCGCGAAGAGCGCGGAGGCGTCGGACGCCGCCAGCCTCGCCCCCGAGGTGGCGCTCCAGGTCCTGGAGCAGCTCCTGGAGCAGGGGGCCGTGCAGATGGGCGTGGTGCCCTTCAGCGTCTCCTCGCTGGAGTCAGGGCCTTCGCCCGGCCATGGCCCCCTGTTCTCCGAGCTCATGCTCCGTGAGCAGGCCCGGTCCGCGGGGGCTTCGCGGCTGCAGGAGCTGGTGGACGAATTGAAGCGCGCGGACGGCGAGCGCCGGCGCGCGTTGCTGACGCGGTACGTGCAGAGCCGGCTGGGGCCCTTGCTGGGCTTCGCTCCGGACCACGAGGTCCTCCAGAAGAAGATCTCCCTGAACGAGATGGGGCTCGATTCGCTGCGCGCGGTCGAGCTGAAGAACCGCATTGGCCGCGAGCTGGGCGTGGACCTGCTCATGGCGCGGTTCATCGACGGCACGACGCTCGACGGCATCGTCGACGCGTTGAGCAACCAGCTCGAGCTCAAGGAGCTGCTCGCGCGTGCTCCCGCGGCGGAGGCCGCAGCCGAAATCGAGGAGTTGACGGTATGA